The DNA region CTAGGAAGCGGAACATCAGTTCCAGAGCTAGTATTGTGGCAGTTGGGTTTACGTAGTTCTTGCCCCTGTACTTAGGCGCTGTTCCATGTACAGGCTCTGCCATCATTCCCCAGTCGCCTACGTCTAGGCCAGGTGCGACGCCAAGTCCTCCCACAAGGCCCGCGGCCTCGTCTGAGACGTAGTCGCCGTTTAGGTTGGGGGCAAGTATTACGTCGTACTCCCCCGTGCGCGTAAGTAGTTGCTGGAGCATGTTATCGGCAATTCTATCATTTACAAGCACCTTCCCTGGTGGTACAGAGCCGCCGTACTGAGCCAACTCGTCTTCAAATACCACATGTTCTCTGAACTCGTTTCTAGCCACTTCAAATGCCCACTCTTTGAAGGCCCCTTCTGTGTATTTCTGTATATTTCCCTTGTGCATAACGGTTACGACCCGTCTCTTGTTCTCAATGGCAAACTTTAGCGCAAGTCTGGCAATTCTCTGAGTACCGAATTTGCTAATAGGCTTTATCCCTATGCCGGCGTCATCTCTGATATTTACGCCGAATTCCCTGCGTAGAAATTCCCTAATTTTCGCCGCCTCTGGGCTGTTATAAGGCCACTCTATACCAGCGTAGACGTCTTCCGTGTTCTCTCTGAATATAACCAAGTCTACAAGTTCTGGGCGTCTAAGAGGCGATGGCAAGCCGGGGAAGTACTTCAC from Pyrobaculum arsenaticum DSM 13514 includes:
- a CDS encoding NADP-dependent isocitrate dehydrogenase, whose protein sequence is MSVDIEKIKQQIPNLVTFTGKYIDPPSGEYVKYTGPGQLKVPDKVVIGYIEGDGIGPEVAYAAIKVANEAVEKAYGKSRQITWYEIVVGEKAEKLFGNRLPDQSIEVLRKIRVFLKAPLETPVGGGFRSINVTLRQLFDLYANIRPVKYFPGLPSPLRRPELVDLVIFRENTEDVYAGIEWPYNSPEAAKIREFLRREFGVNIRDDAGIGIKPISKFGTQRIARLALKFAIENKRRVVTVMHKGNIQKYTEGAFKEWAFEVARNEFREHVVFEDELAQYGGSVPPGKVLVNDRIADNMLQQLLTRTGEYDVILAPNLNGDYVSDEAAGLVGGLGVAPGLDVGDWGMMAEPVHGTAPKYRGKNYVNPTATILALELMFRFLGWREVAEYIMKGVETAYREGYFTGDLARQMTDEERKMRVKEVLGTQEFADKVVEIIKRL